One stretch of Salvia hispanica cultivar TCC Black 2014 unplaced genomic scaffold, UniMelb_Shisp_WGS_1.0 HiC_scaffold_986, whole genome shotgun sequence DNA includes these proteins:
- the LOC125200472 gene encoding protein FLX-like 3, with translation MAGRNRVPHEVFGHRRGYPAEEHIPRGPLIRPIPPHPALLEEELEIRHLELRRLLDENRRLVEDRIALERDLNSAREEFRRMNLGINDMRAEQDLQSRELIERVLKLDADLRATEPLKIEAAKLRDEIHRLNAIRQDLTGQIQGLSQELAKFRAENQKIPGLKNEIDGLHQELVRARTAVDFEKNAHIELVEQRQAMEKNMVGMAREVEKLRAELANARAWNAGGAYGMKYKNPDANFPAPYDDAYGIRQGPSYGSSSASWGGHEKPRMNRR, from the exons ATGGCGGGAAGAAACCGAGTTCCTCATGAAGTTTTTGGCCACCGGCGCGGCTATCCAGCAGAGGAGCATATCCCTCGAGGCCCTTTAATCCGGCCTATACCTCCTCATCCTGCTCTATTAGAGGAAGAACTTGAAATTCGACATCTTGAGCTTCGGAGGCTACTAGATGAAAATCGAAGACTGGTTGAGGACAGAATTGCTTTGGAGCGAGATTTAAATTCTGCGAGGGAAGAGTTCCGTCGCATGAATCTAGGCATTAATGATATGCGCGCTGAACAAGACCTCCAATCTAGGGAGCTTATCGAAAGGGTTCTGAAGTTGGATGCTGACCTTCGGGCTACTGAGCCTTTAAAAATTGAGGCTGCAAAACTTCGTGATGAGATTCATAGACTGAATGCCATTAGGCAGGATCTAACGGGGCAAATTCAGGGTCTCTCTCAAGAACTTGCTAAGTTTCGGGCTGAAAACCAGAAAATTCCTGGTTTAAAGAATGAGATTGACGGACTGCATCAGGAACTTGTGCGAGCTAG AACTGCTGTCGATTTTGAAAAGAATGCACATATTGAGCTGGTGGAACAGAGGCAGGCAATGGAGAAGAACATGGTCGGCATGGCTCGTGAAGTTGAGAAGCTGCGTGCTGAGCTTGCAAATGCTAGAGCATGGAATGCAG GTGGGGCCTATGGAATGAAGTACAAAAACCCTGATGCCAATTTTCCTGCCCCTTATGACGACGCATATGGGATTCGCCAG GGTCCTTCATATGGTTCCAGTTCTGCTTCCTGGGGAGGCCATGAAAAACCAAGGATGAATCGCCGTTGA